A stretch of Candidatus Vicinibacter affinis DNA encodes these proteins:
- a CDS encoding acetyl-CoA carboxylase biotin carboxylase subunit, producing the protein MIKKLLVANRGEIALRIMRTAKSMGIVTVAVYSEADKVAPHVLFADEAICIGPAPSRDSYLRMDKIIEAAIHSKCDAIHPGYGFLSENSDFVKLVHQQGLIFIGPPASAMEQMGSKIAAKQTATRIGVPLVPGTDRAIVSLDEAKKIALKIGFPLLIKASAGGGGKGMRLVKHEEELGEQMRQASSEALASFGDGAVFIEKYVVKPRHIEIQIFCDKFGNGLYLFERECSIQRRHQKIVEEAPSSCLTSEIRKKMGEDAIKLALACGYVGAGTVEFLVDDSLNYYFLEMNTRLQVEHTVTEMITGLDLVEMQIRVAEGHPLAISQQDLLINGHSIEVRVCAEDPKNHFFPSIGTLEEYEPPRGVHIRVDDSYTKGMEIPIHYDPMIGKLIVHGKDREDAIKKMLDAISKFRIKGVETTLPFCEFVLNHSDFRKGNFDTGFVEVYYEDYLNFKFASIEEEAACLFGLYGFLKERTIVHGFKNNGVNWVQNRK; encoded by the coding sequence ATGATTAAAAAATTATTAGTTGCAAATAGAGGAGAAATTGCACTGCGTATTATGCGAACAGCTAAGTCAATGGGTATTGTCACTGTGGCAGTCTATAGTGAAGCTGATAAAGTTGCTCCTCATGTATTGTTTGCAGATGAAGCGATTTGTATTGGCCCAGCACCATCTAGAGACTCTTACCTAAGGATGGATAAAATTATTGAAGCAGCAATCCATTCTAAGTGTGATGCCATCCATCCTGGTTATGGATTTTTAAGTGAGAATTCTGATTTTGTAAAACTTGTTCATCAGCAGGGTTTAATTTTTATTGGTCCACCTGCATCCGCTATGGAGCAAATGGGTTCTAAAATTGCCGCCAAGCAGACTGCAACAAGAATCGGAGTACCTCTTGTGCCTGGAACAGACAGGGCAATAGTTTCCTTGGATGAAGCTAAAAAAATTGCTTTAAAAATTGGGTTTCCACTTTTAATTAAAGCCAGTGCCGGAGGGGGAGGGAAGGGAATGCGTTTGGTTAAACATGAGGAAGAATTAGGAGAGCAAATGCGTCAGGCTTCAAGTGAAGCTTTGGCATCTTTCGGAGATGGCGCTGTGTTTATTGAAAAATATGTGGTTAAGCCAAGGCATATTGAAATTCAAATCTTTTGTGACAAATTCGGAAATGGATTATATTTATTTGAAAGAGAATGTAGCATTCAGCGTCGCCATCAAAAGATAGTAGAGGAAGCTCCTTCATCATGCTTAACCTCCGAAATACGAAAAAAAATGGGTGAAGATGCCATAAAATTGGCTTTGGCTTGTGGTTATGTTGGAGCAGGAACTGTTGAATTTTTAGTTGACGACTCTTTAAATTATTATTTTTTAGAAATGAATACTCGGCTTCAGGTAGAGCATACTGTTACCGAAATGATTACTGGACTTGATTTAGTAGAGATGCAAATAAGAGTTGCTGAAGGACATCCATTAGCTATTTCGCAACAGGATTTATTAATCAATGGTCATTCGATTGAAGTTAGGGTTTGTGCGGAGGATCCAAAAAATCACTTTTTCCCAAGCATTGGCACTTTGGAGGAATATGAGCCTCCCCGTGGGGTGCATATACGCGTGGATGATAGTTATACAAAAGGGATGGAAATTCCAATTCATTATGATCCAATGATCGGCAAGTTAATAGTCCATGGTAAAGATCGTGAGGATGCCATTAAAAAAATGTTAGATGCCATCTCTAAATTTAGAATAAAAGGAGTAGAAACTACCTTGCCGTTTTGTGAATTTGTTTTGAACCACTCAGATTTTCGTAAAGGAAATTTTGATACAGGATTTGTGGAGGTGTATTATGAAGACTACCTAAACTTTAAGTTTGCTTCAATTGAAGAAGAAGCTGCCTGTCTTTTTGGACTATACGGTTTCCTTAAAGAAAGAACCATCGTGCATGGATTTAAAAATAATGGTGTTAATTGGGTTCAAAACAGAAAATAA
- a CDS encoding acetyl-CoA C-acyltransferase produces MKEVFIVSIARTPIGSFGGALAGFSATKLGAFAIKEAISKAGIDPSLVEDVYFGNVVSSNLGQAPARQAALWGGLSNHTNCTTINKVCASGMKSIMIASQCIQLGQADIVVAGGMESMSNIPYYLPQARWGLKYGAGELVDGLQKDGLVDVYDNIAMGVCGDETALQFGISREAQDAYAIQSYQRSAEATKEGRLKAEIVPVVIPQKKGDPIIMNEDEEFRKVDFSKIPGLKPVFTPNGTVTAANASTMNDGAAALVLMSGEKVKELNLTPIARIVAYADAEQAPRLFASTPTVVAPLALKRAGLKPQQIDFWEVNEAFSVVPLVFAQEIGVDQNKLNVNGGAISLGHPLGASGARIVSALSQILHQNNGQYGLATICNGGGGGSALIIEKV; encoded by the coding sequence ATGAAAGAGGTTTTTATTGTTTCCATTGCAAGAACACCAATTGGATCATTTGGGGGGGCTTTAGCTGGGTTTAGTGCTACAAAATTGGGTGCTTTTGCAATCAAGGAGGCAATTAGCAAAGCTGGAATTGATCCATCGCTTGTTGAAGATGTTTATTTTGGCAACGTAGTTTCTTCAAATTTAGGACAGGCTCCAGCCAGACAAGCAGCATTATGGGGTGGGCTCTCCAATCATACAAATTGCACTACCATCAATAAAGTATGTGCCTCCGGGATGAAATCTATCATGATAGCCAGTCAATGCATTCAACTTGGACAAGCTGACATCGTAGTTGCCGGTGGGATGGAAAGCATGAGCAATATCCCATATTATCTTCCACAAGCTAGGTGGGGACTAAAATATGGTGCCGGGGAACTTGTGGATGGATTACAAAAGGATGGTTTGGTTGATGTTTATGACAATATTGCAATGGGTGTTTGTGGAGATGAAACTGCATTGCAATTTGGAATATCCAGGGAAGCTCAGGATGCATATGCCATCCAATCATATCAAAGATCGGCTGAAGCTACCAAAGAAGGTCGCCTTAAAGCTGAAATCGTACCGGTAGTAATCCCTCAGAAAAAAGGTGATCCTATCATAATGAATGAAGACGAAGAGTTTCGGAAAGTAGATTTTAGTAAAATACCTGGTTTAAAGCCTGTTTTTACTCCAAATGGAACCGTTACGGCTGCGAACGCCTCCACAATGAATGATGGCGCTGCTGCTTTAGTGCTCATGAGTGGAGAAAAAGTGAAAGAATTAAATTTAACCCCCATAGCAAGAATAGTTGCATATGCGGATGCTGAACAAGCCCCAAGACTATTTGCTTCAACCCCCACAGTTGTTGCTCCATTGGCACTCAAGCGAGCTGGATTGAAGCCTCAACAAATAGATTTTTGGGAAGTGAATGAGGCCTTTTCAGTAGTTCCTTTAGTTTTTGCCCAAGAAATTGGAGTGGATCAAAACAAACTTAATGTCAATGGTGGCGCAATTTCATTAGGTCACCCCCTTGGCGCATCAGGGGCTCGTATCGTGTCGGCTCTAAGTCAAATTTTACATCAAAATAACGGCCAGTACGGTTTGGCAACAATTTGCAACGGAGGAGGCGGTGGATCTGCCTTAATCATTGAAAAAGTTTAG
- a CDS encoding T9SS type A sorting domain-containing protein yields MIKIFLSILFFYLNVSILSATTIIPPDNLGILANNADAVVLVTCTASGHIQDRGKSFDQYTLKISQCLKGSFNKEREITLNSLGYHTEEMDFLVLGEPEFVVGQEYFVFLDNGPRGWRLQMMAWGVFETQFKKGSSYLVPIEASNEFQIAEKNDYTPLKVYPKDALIRLLNGYLNNKYIWDESMISTNLKIEDFRIKERAAPAHCTFLVANGIRFRWTGFKGTALPVRYDSVGDNYFGGANTQVENALVDLNSNYTGINLANGNTHGYIPDCTTGSAAGGNFISYILNTYGSSRNALVIYNDPCDEITDLTNCSGILAVGGLYGSGMHSFDGTSWWSGAYGYVIVNDSTGACLTATQYKRMITHELTHSLGIGHISGNGTANMNPTCCIAIQNLDIECLNYTYPIPPAPINLLSFEGEYINNNIELRWETASERNNAFFTVERSKDGRNFEEIAIIKGSKNSSSAISYKHLDKNPFEGINYYRLKQTDYDRQHEFFNIISIYKPSDQKYFVFHDWHTNKIYFLTNQIIKEAIAYKIISMSGEIYKSGKIDPADNSLKLDLLDTSNLPPAIYYVQLSRNTGSECFKILIN; encoded by the coding sequence ATGATTAAGATTTTCTTAAGTATTCTATTCTTTTATCTCAATGTTTCTATTCTTTCTGCAACAACAATAATTCCCCCGGACAATTTAGGAATTCTAGCAAACAATGCAGATGCCGTAGTACTTGTTACTTGTACAGCCAGCGGACATATACAAGACAGAGGTAAGAGTTTCGATCAATACACGCTCAAAATTTCTCAATGTCTCAAAGGTTCTTTTAATAAGGAGCGAGAAATTACTCTTAATTCACTTGGATATCATACAGAAGAAATGGACTTTTTAGTCTTGGGGGAACCTGAATTTGTTGTTGGGCAGGAATATTTTGTTTTTTTGGATAATGGCCCTAGAGGTTGGAGATTACAAATGATGGCTTGGGGAGTATTTGAAACCCAATTCAAGAAGGGTAGTTCCTACTTAGTCCCAATAGAGGCCTCCAACGAATTTCAGATAGCCGAAAAAAACGACTACACTCCACTCAAGGTATACCCTAAAGATGCATTAATCAGATTGCTGAATGGCTATTTAAATAATAAATACATTTGGGATGAATCCATGATTTCAACCAATTTAAAAATAGAAGACTTCAGAATTAAAGAGAGAGCAGCACCTGCACATTGCACATTTCTGGTTGCAAATGGCATTAGATTTAGATGGACCGGATTTAAAGGCACTGCCTTGCCTGTTAGATATGATTCCGTTGGTGACAACTACTTTGGTGGAGCCAATACTCAAGTAGAAAACGCCTTGGTTGATCTTAACTCCAACTATACAGGAATCAATTTGGCCAATGGAAATACCCATGGATATATTCCTGATTGCACAACAGGTTCTGCCGCCGGTGGTAATTTTATTAGTTACATTTTAAATACTTATGGTTCAAGTAGAAATGCACTGGTAATTTACAATGACCCGTGTGATGAAATTACTGATTTAACCAACTGTTCGGGTATACTTGCAGTCGGTGGATTATATGGTTCAGGCATGCATAGTTTTGATGGTACATCCTGGTGGAGTGGAGCCTATGGCTATGTCATCGTAAACGATTCAACAGGCGCCTGTCTTACCGCCACACAGTATAAAAGAATGATTACGCATGAACTTACTCATTCTCTTGGCATCGGTCATATTAGTGGTAATGGTACTGCTAATATGAATCCAACTTGTTGCATTGCCATTCAGAATCTTGACATTGAATGTTTAAACTATACCTACCCTATCCCGCCTGCACCCATTAATCTTTTAAGTTTTGAAGGGGAGTATATTAATAATAATATTGAACTTAGATGGGAAACCGCTTCAGAAAGGAACAATGCCTTTTTTACTGTGGAAAGGTCAAAAGATGGAAGAAATTTCGAAGAAATTGCCATTATTAAGGGAAGCAAGAATTCTTCCTCTGCTATATCTTACAAACACTTAGACAAAAATCCTTTTGAAGGGATAAACTACTATCGATTAAAACAGACAGATTACGATAGACAACATGAATTTTTTAACATCATAAGCATTTATAAACCATCCGATCAAAAGTATTTTGTTTTTCATGATTGGCATACAAACAAAATTTATTTTTTGACTAATCAGATAATTAAGGAAGCAATTGCTTATAAAATAATTAGTATGAGTGGAGAAATTTATAAGAGCGGAAAAATTGATCCTGCAGATAATTCTCTTAAACTAGATTTACTAGACACTTCTAACTTACCTCCCGCTATCTATTATGTTCAACTGAGTAGGAACACTGGCTCTGAATGTTTTAAAATTCTAATTAATTAA
- a CDS encoding sterol desaturase family protein codes for MEDYFEIIKNSYIGYWNYLKNEMCMHSSGQPWYKNYFYALILLSLLTWVIEILFPWRKNQNIFRKDFFLDAFYMFFNFFLFSLIAYNALSNVFVELFNNGLAIFGITNLVALELSQLPWWSQFLIQFILADFIQWNVHRMLHRFPVLWEFHKVHHSVEQMGFAAHLRFHFMETIIYKSIQYLPLAMLGFGIKDFFIVHMIALLIGHINHANLKISYGPLKYILNNPVMHIWHHAKILPAGTYGVNYGISLSIWDYLFKTAYIPSDGRDIALGFEDSENYPSGFISQIVKPFKQGDHV; via the coding sequence ATGGAAGACTATTTTGAAATTATAAAAAATTCCTACATCGGTTATTGGAATTACCTAAAGAATGAAATGTGCATGCATTCATCTGGGCAACCATGGTACAAAAATTATTTTTATGCCTTGATTTTATTATCCTTACTTACATGGGTCATTGAAATTTTATTTCCCTGGAGGAAAAATCAAAATATTTTTAGGAAGGACTTTTTTTTGGATGCCTTTTACATGTTTTTTAATTTTTTCCTCTTTTCATTGATTGCATATAATGCATTGTCAAATGTTTTTGTTGAATTATTCAATAACGGACTTGCAATTTTTGGGATCACAAATCTTGTAGCCTTAGAATTAAGTCAGCTGCCATGGTGGAGTCAATTTTTAATTCAGTTTATTTTGGCTGATTTCATCCAATGGAATGTACACAGAATGCTTCATCGTTTTCCAGTTTTGTGGGAATTTCATAAAGTTCACCACAGTGTTGAGCAAATGGGTTTTGCGGCACATCTGAGATTTCATTTTATGGAAACTATAATCTACAAATCGATACAATATTTACCTTTAGCCATGTTGGGTTTTGGAATTAAGGATTTTTTTATTGTACACATGATTGCTTTACTGATTGGACATATCAATCATGCAAATCTTAAAATCAGTTATGGGCCACTCAAATACATTCTAAATAATCCCGTAATGCACATCTGGCATCATGCAAAAATATTGCCAGCTGGAACCTATGGGGTTAATTATGGAATAAGTCTAAGTATTTGGGACTACTTATTTAAAACCGCCTACATTCCATCTGATGGGAGAGATATTGCCTTGGGATTTGAAGATTCTGAAAATTATCCTTCTGGATTTATTTCCCAAATTGTCAAGCCATTTAAACAGGGCGACCATGTTTAA
- the scpA gene encoding methylmalonyl-CoA mutase, producing MSDIKWVSPEGINIKEEYFHSERVKDLEGFVSGLPPFLRGPYGSMFVSQPWTIRQYAGFSNAYDSNAFYLKNLAQGQKGLSVAFDLATHRGYDSDHPRVEGDVGKAGVAIDTVEDMKILFNQIPLNEISVSMTMNGAVIPILAFYIVAAEEQGVIPSQLSGTIQNDILKEFMVRNTYIYPPEPSMQLISDIFAFCSEHMPKFNCISVSGYHMHEAGAPADLELAYTLSDGVEYLRAGINAGLNIDNFAPRISFFWGIGMNFFMEVAKMRAARVLWADLVQKFNPKNSKSLALRTHCQTSGWSLTEQEPYNNITRTAIEAMAAVMGGTQSLHTNALDEAIALPTDFSAKIARDTQLFIMNESGITKTVDPFGGSYYLEELTSELIEKTKKHIEEIESHGGMVKAIEMGYPKLGIEEAATRKQARIDSGLDKIIGVNVFRSESSLNFDLLEVDNLAVRKEQIDRLELIKSTRNQTKVDYWLGRLTNAAKDKSENLLQLAIEAARERATLGEISFALELVYGRYQANHKFVSGVYNKTTGNSEAIKRVKMLSDMFSKLDGRRPRILIAKLGQDGHDRGAHIVATGFADFGFDVDIAPLFQTPEEAAFQAFDNDVHVLGISSLAAGHKTLVPKAIQKLKELGREDILVVVGGVIPEKDYDFLYEQGVAAVFGPGTALPESAKVVLEKMFTRFYPQHSIEVN from the coding sequence ATGTCTGACATCAAATGGGTTAGTCCCGAGGGTATTAATATTAAAGAGGAATATTTTCACTCGGAAAGAGTAAAGGATTTAGAAGGATTTGTGTCAGGACTTCCTCCTTTTCTACGAGGTCCTTATGGTTCAATGTTTGTATCGCAACCATGGACCATAAGGCAATATGCAGGATTTTCCAATGCTTATGACAGTAATGCGTTTTATTTAAAAAATCTTGCTCAAGGACAGAAGGGATTGTCAGTAGCTTTTGATCTTGCCACCCATCGAGGATATGATTCAGATCATCCACGTGTAGAAGGTGATGTCGGAAAGGCGGGTGTTGCCATTGACACTGTGGAAGATATGAAAATTCTTTTTAATCAAATTCCACTGAATGAAATTTCCGTCTCAATGACCATGAATGGAGCAGTGATTCCCATTCTTGCATTTTATATTGTTGCAGCAGAAGAACAGGGTGTGATTCCGTCACAACTTTCTGGAACTATTCAGAATGATATTCTCAAGGAGTTTATGGTTAGGAATACATACATCTATCCACCAGAGCCTTCCATGCAATTGATCTCAGATATTTTTGCATTTTGTTCAGAACACATGCCTAAATTCAACTGCATAAGTGTGAGTGGTTATCATATGCATGAGGCAGGTGCTCCAGCTGATTTAGAATTAGCATATACACTATCTGATGGGGTAGAATATCTAAGGGCAGGAATTAATGCAGGACTCAATATTGACAATTTTGCACCTAGAATTTCTTTTTTTTGGGGAATAGGTATGAATTTTTTTATGGAAGTTGCAAAAATGCGTGCAGCACGTGTTTTATGGGCTGATTTAGTTCAAAAATTCAATCCTAAGAATTCAAAATCTTTGGCATTGAGAACACATTGCCAAACTTCAGGATGGAGTTTAACTGAGCAAGAACCGTACAATAATATTACGCGTACGGCAATTGAAGCGATGGCTGCTGTCATGGGTGGTACACAATCCCTCCATACGAATGCCTTGGACGAAGCTATAGCTCTTCCAACTGATTTTTCAGCAAAAATTGCCCGGGACACTCAATTGTTTATCATGAATGAATCCGGTATTACTAAAACTGTTGATCCATTTGGAGGTTCCTATTATTTGGAAGAATTAACTTCTGAGTTAATTGAAAAAACTAAGAAGCATATTGAGGAAATTGAATCCCATGGAGGAATGGTTAAAGCCATTGAAATGGGTTATCCTAAATTGGGAATTGAAGAAGCTGCGACAAGAAAACAAGCAAGAATAGATTCAGGTTTAGATAAGATCATTGGCGTTAACGTATTTCGATCTGAATCTTCATTAAACTTCGATTTGCTGGAAGTTGATAACTTGGCTGTACGTAAAGAGCAAATTGATCGATTGGAATTAATAAAGTCAACCAGAAATCAAACTAAGGTAGACTATTGGCTTGGCAGATTAACTAATGCGGCAAAGGATAAATCTGAGAATCTTTTACAACTGGCAATTGAAGCGGCCAGGGAACGGGCTACTTTAGGTGAAATTAGTTTTGCATTGGAATTAGTTTATGGAAGATACCAAGCAAATCATAAATTTGTATCAGGTGTGTATAATAAAACAACAGGCAATTCTGAAGCAATAAAGAGAGTCAAAATGCTTTCAGATATGTTTTCCAAATTGGATGGAAGGCGTCCGCGCATTCTAATTGCAAAGTTAGGTCAAGATGGTCATGATCGGGGTGCTCATATTGTTGCTACAGGTTTTGCCGATTTTGGCTTTGATGTTGATATTGCACCTTTGTTTCAGACTCCGGAAGAAGCAGCTTTTCAAGCTTTTGACAATGATGTTCACGTGCTTGGAATTTCTTCACTTGCTGCTGGACATAAAACCCTTGTCCCAAAGGCTATTCAGAAATTAAAAGAATTAGGCAGGGAAGATATTCTTGTAGTAGTAGGCGGTGTTATTCCAGAAAAAGATTATGACTTTCTTTATGAACAGGGAGTTGCTGCAGTTTTTGGTCCAGGGACAGCATTGCCTGAGTCCGCAAAAGTAGTTCTTGAAAAAATGTTTACTCGATTTTATCCCCAACATTCTATAGAAGTTAATTAA
- a CDS encoding tungsten formylmethanofuran dehydrogenase translates to MSLNLNEKKSEILSKAFGFMATAKSLTDIYESNFKFVSKYVHATSRGHEAIQIALGMQLQSQDFLSAYYRDDSLLLAIGMRPYELMLQLMAKRADPFSGGRTYYAHPSLKDPDKPKIPHQSSATGMQAIPTTGIALGMQYREIIGMQDKIGDMPLVVCSLGDACITEGEVSEAFHMAALKQLPILYLVQDNDWDISAHSREIRMGNAFDYAKGFPGLEAISIDGTDFELCYNTIESVFQVIRNERRPFLIHARVPLLNHHTSGVRKEWYRDDLDIQSLRDPYPKFKDYLVNNGFLTSDLEEIESTSYQIALDDFNLAKSAEDPHPSDLYLHDFAPTTIVKEQGNRTPADGSEKVMVDCALFAIDELMRKHQECLLYGQDVGRRLGGVFREAATLAEKFGDHRVFNTPIQEAFIVGSTVGMSAIGLKPIVEVQFADYIWPGLNQLFTEVARSCFLTNGKYPVSMILRVPIGAYGSGGPYHSSSVESVVCNIKGIKVVYPSNGADLKGLIKGAYYDPNPVIIFEHKGLYWSKVPGTEAARCIMPDEDYILPLGKANLVIEAEMALQSKESAVCIITYGMGVHWSINAAKNFPGKVTIVDLRTLVPLDEEMIYQQVKLHHRCLVVTEETLENSFAQSLAGRIADNCFEFLDAPVKMIGAKNLPAIPLNSILEMEMLPNAEIVAKSLEYLLNY, encoded by the coding sequence ATGTCATTAAACTTGAACGAGAAAAAATCAGAAATACTTAGCAAAGCATTTGGCTTCATGGCTACCGCAAAAAGTTTGACAGATATTTATGAAAGCAATTTTAAGTTTGTGTCAAAGTATGTTCATGCCACCTCAAGAGGACATGAAGCGATCCAAATTGCGTTGGGTATGCAATTGCAATCTCAAGACTTTCTTTCAGCATATTACCGTGATGATAGCCTTTTGCTGGCCATTGGAATGCGACCTTATGAACTTATGCTTCAATTGATGGCAAAAAGGGCAGATCCTTTTTCAGGTGGCAGGACGTATTATGCCCACCCAAGTTTGAAGGATCCGGATAAGCCGAAAATTCCCCACCAATCATCGGCAACAGGAATGCAAGCAATTCCGACTACTGGAATTGCTCTTGGTATGCAATACAGAGAAATAATCGGTATGCAAGATAAAATCGGGGACATGCCGCTTGTTGTTTGCTCATTAGGAGATGCCTGCATAACAGAAGGGGAGGTTTCCGAAGCTTTTCATATGGCAGCTTTAAAACAACTACCGATCCTTTACTTGGTTCAGGACAATGATTGGGACATTTCTGCGCACAGCAGAGAAATCCGAATGGGAAATGCGTTTGATTATGCCAAAGGGTTTCCTGGTCTTGAAGCAATCAGTATTGATGGAACGGATTTTGAACTCTGTTATAATACAATAGAAAGTGTATTTCAGGTAATTAGGAATGAAAGAAGACCTTTTCTTATACATGCCAGGGTGCCATTGTTAAACCATCATACTTCTGGAGTTAGAAAAGAATGGTACAGGGATGATTTAGATATCCAATCCCTTCGAGACCCATACCCAAAGTTCAAAGATTATTTGGTAAATAATGGATTTCTAACCTCCGACCTTGAAGAAATTGAATCTACATCTTACCAAATTGCGCTAGACGATTTCAATTTAGCGAAATCTGCTGAGGATCCCCATCCCTCTGATCTTTATTTGCATGATTTCGCTCCTACAACAATAGTAAAAGAACAAGGAAATCGAACTCCAGCTGATGGCTCAGAAAAAGTGATGGTTGATTGTGCACTTTTTGCCATTGATGAACTCATGCGAAAACACCAGGAATGTTTGCTTTATGGGCAAGATGTAGGCAGGAGATTAGGGGGTGTGTTTAGAGAAGCGGCAACCCTGGCTGAAAAGTTTGGAGATCATAGAGTGTTTAATACCCCTATTCAAGAAGCCTTTATAGTTGGCAGCACAGTTGGGATGTCCGCCATTGGATTAAAGCCAATTGTGGAGGTTCAATTTGCAGATTATATCTGGCCGGGACTTAATCAGTTATTTACGGAGGTTGCAAGATCTTGTTTTTTAACAAATGGAAAGTACCCTGTAAGTATGATTTTAAGAGTGCCAATTGGAGCATATGGAAGTGGAGGGCCTTATCATTCTTCCAGCGTTGAATCGGTGGTATGCAATATTAAGGGGATCAAAGTGGTCTACCCATCCAATGGTGCAGATTTAAAAGGATTGATCAAAGGAGCATATTATGATCCTAATCCAGTTATTATTTTTGAACATAAGGGATTGTATTGGTCAAAGGTGCCAGGAACAGAAGCTGCAAGGTGCATCATGCCGGATGAAGATTATATACTGCCTTTAGGTAAAGCTAATTTAGTAATTGAAGCTGAAATGGCATTGCAAAGTAAAGAATCTGCGGTTTGTATTATAACATATGGAATGGGTGTTCATTGGTCTATTAATGCAGCAAAAAATTTTCCTGGAAAAGTCACGATTGTTGATTTAAGAACATTGGTCCCATTGGATGAAGAAATGATTTATCAGCAAGTAAAATTACATCATCGTTGTTTGGTAGTAACGGAGGAAACTTTGGAAAATAGTTTTGCACAAAGTTTAGCTGGCAGAATAGCTGATAATTGTTTCGAGTTTCTTGACGCACCGGTTAAAATGATTGGTGCAAAAAATTTACCGGCAATTCCATTGAATTCTATATTGGAAATGGAAATGCTCCCGAATGCCGAAATAGTGGCTAAGAGTTTGGAATATTTATTGAACTATTAA